One stretch of Streptomyces sp. MMBL 11-1 DNA includes these proteins:
- a CDS encoding DUF6879 family protein — MPSNVPTTFADLLAQCERSAVHLEMRDVYAVDKEKGPFAEWRAGFRHDPADRASWWRPWLDLVAETVGRGVVIRRARIVSEPLSEYIRYEHSGTFTNIEAGEQVRWLPRRRASDIALPGNDFWLFDDRLVRWNHFAGDGSSQGPEHTTDPSAVKLCGEAFEAVWGRGVAHDQYEIR, encoded by the coding sequence ATGCCCTCGAATGTGCCAACCACGTTCGCTGACCTCCTGGCCCAGTGTGAACGGTCCGCTGTGCACCTGGAGATGCGGGACGTCTACGCCGTCGACAAGGAGAAGGGCCCGTTCGCCGAATGGCGCGCCGGCTTCCGCCATGACCCAGCAGACCGCGCGTCCTGGTGGCGGCCCTGGCTCGACTTGGTCGCCGAGACTGTAGGCCGCGGTGTCGTCATCCGCCGGGCCCGCATCGTGTCCGAGCCCCTCAGCGAGTACATCCGCTACGAGCACTCCGGCACCTTCACGAACATCGAGGCCGGCGAGCAGGTGCGGTGGCTGCCCCGCCGCCGCGCCTCCGACATCGCCCTGCCCGGCAACGACTTCTGGCTGTTCGACGACCGCCTCGTCCGGTGGAACCACTTCGCCGGCGACGGCTCGTCGCAAGGCCCGGAGCACACTACCGACCCGTCAGCAGTGAAGCTGTGCGGCGAGGCGTTCGAAGCCGTGTGGGGCCGAGGCGTAGCGCACGATCAGTACGAGATCCGCTGA